The Candidatus Dadabacteria bacterium genome contains a region encoding:
- the metK gene encoding methionine adenosyltransferase — MSPKNFIFTSESVTEGHPDKIADQISDAILDAMIEQDPGSRVGCETLITTGLVVISAEITTKAQVDIRQIARDTIREIGYTDSAMGFDADTCSVLLTIDRQSPDIALGVDKKGAGDQGLMFGYACDETPEFMPSPILYAHNLAKRLSEVRKDGTLPFLRPDGKSQVTFRYEDGKPVGVDAVVISSQHSKEVSRGDLMEGIRENVINPCIGTLVSESTKIHINPTGNFVTGGPMGDTGLTGRKIIVDTYGGWSRHGGGAFSGKDPSKVDRSATYMARYVAKNIVAASLASRCEVQIAYAIGVAEPVSVMIDTFGTAAVAEEKISEAVREIFDFTPEGIISHLGLRRPIYRKTASYGHFGRNEETFSWEKTDRVAELKKALENA; from the coding sequence ATGTCCCCTAAAAACTTTATATTCACCTCGGAATCCGTAACGGAAGGCCATCCTGACAAGATTGCGGATCAGATATCAGACGCGATACTAGACGCCATGATCGAGCAGGATCCAGGCAGCAGGGTCGGGTGCGAAACACTGATCACAACCGGCCTCGTGGTGATCTCCGCCGAGATAACGACAAAAGCCCAAGTCGACATACGGCAGATAGCAAGGGACACGATAAGAGAGATCGGCTATACGGACAGCGCGATGGGATTTGACGCGGATACCTGTTCGGTCCTCCTAACGATCGACAGGCAGTCCCCGGACATAGCGCTTGGAGTCGACAAGAAAGGAGCCGGCGACCAGGGGCTCATGTTCGGCTACGCGTGCGATGAGACCCCGGAATTCATGCCCTCCCCCATACTCTATGCCCATAATCTGGCAAAGCGCCTCTCCGAGGTAAGAAAAGACGGCACCCTGCCGTTTCTGAGGCCAGACGGAAAAAGCCAGGTCACCTTCAGGTATGAGGACGGGAAACCGGTCGGAGTGGACGCGGTAGTCATATCATCGCAGCACTCAAAGGAAGTCTCGCGCGGTGACCTAATGGAGGGAATCAGGGAGAACGTAATAAATCCCTGCATTGGAACTCTTGTTTCCGAGAGCACGAAAATTCATATAAACCCTACGGGGAACTTCGTAACCGGGGGACCCATGGGAGACACGGGCCTTACGGGAAGAAAAATCATAGTCGACACCTACGGCGGATGGTCAAGACACGGCGGCGGGGCGTTTTCTGGAAAAGACCCCTCAAAGGTCGACAGGAGCGCAACCTATATGGCAAGGTACGTGGCAAAGAACATAGTCGCGGCCTCCCTGGCCTCACGCTGCGAGGTGCAGATTGCCTACGCCATCGGAGTCGCGGAACCGGTTTCGGTGATGATCGACACCTTCGGCACGGCTGCCGTGGCGGAAGAGAAGATCTCAGAAGCAGTAAGGGAGATTTTCGACTTCACTCCCGAGGGAATAATATCGCATCTCGGACTAAGAAGACCCATCTACAGGAAAACCGCTTCCTATGGCCATTTCGGGAGAAACGAAGAAACTTTCTCATGGGAGAAGACAGACAGAGTCGCGGAGCTTAAAAAAGCCCTGGAGAACGCCTGA
- the rpe gene encoding ribulose-phosphate 3-epimerase produces MKKLLAPSILSCDYLRLEDEVTAVCEAGADLIHVDVMDGHFVPNISIGIPIVEAIARMESPPQMDIHLMIDSPEKFTEKFIDAGSPHVKIVTVQMEACNLLYSALSSIRWRGVMTGVALNPATPIGVIEEKLMELIDVIVIMTVEPGFGGQKFIPEMLSKIRDLRSLLDKMDGDGKKPLIEADGGINLGNIREVIEAGADIVVTGSGIYKTENYADTMSAMREMME; encoded by the coding sequence ATGAAGAAACTCCTGGCTCCTTCAATACTCTCGTGCGACTATCTTCGCCTCGAAGACGAGGTGACCGCCGTTTGCGAGGCGGGCGCCGATCTTATACACGTGGACGTGATGGACGGGCATTTCGTTCCGAACATAAGCATAGGAATACCCATAGTGGAGGCGATTGCCCGGATGGAATCGCCTCCCCAGATGGATATACACCTGATGATCGATAGTCCCGAGAAATTCACGGAGAAATTCATAGACGCGGGTTCTCCTCACGTGAAAATTGTCACGGTCCAGATGGAGGCCTGCAACCTTCTCTACAGCGCCCTCTCATCCATAAGGTGGAGAGGGGTTATGACCGGGGTGGCCCTTAACCCCGCAACCCCGATCGGCGTGATCGAGGAAAAGCTGATGGAGCTTATAGACGTGATAGTGATAATGACCGTGGAGCCGGGATTCGGGGGTCAGAAATTCATTCCCGAGATGCTGTCGAAAATAAGAGACCTGAGGTCTCTTCTTGACAAGATGGATGGAGATGGAAAGAAGCCGCTTATTGAAGCTGACGGCGGGATAAATCTCGGGAACATAAGGGAAGTGATCGAGGCCGGAGCGGACATAGTGGTAACGGGGTCCGGAATATACAAGACGGAAAACTATGCCGATACGATGTCGGCCATGCGCGAGATGATGGAGTAG
- a CDS encoding ATP-binding protein, producing MISPENGQYARAEVCDCVSECSDCGGTGTVFLVNERGYRYLERCGLCGMVRLKVRRYNNAKIPSKYAGVLQSDDIDPRDNSQFEAMTYVKSFVDKYPEEKGFLLMGGPGLAKTRLAVGAIAELTLQKAVECVFTDFFFLLGDLRKAYSEGIPENEIIGPLISAEILVIDEMGKGKSSEWEQNILDQLISKRYNSSKKTLVTTNYVARESLPNKSRNKKTEILEDRVGERIASRLYEMCTPLFIEGSDYRKSEISS from the coding sequence ATGATCTCACCTGAGAACGGTCAGTACGCCCGCGCGGAGGTCTGCGACTGCGTTTCCGAATGCAGTGACTGCGGGGGGACCGGAACGGTATTTTTGGTGAATGAAAGAGGCTACAGGTATCTTGAGCGCTGCGGGCTCTGCGGAATGGTGAGGCTTAAGGTCAGAAGGTACAACAACGCGAAGATTCCTTCAAAGTACGCCGGCGTTCTTCAGTCAGACGATATAGACCCCCGTGACAACAGCCAGTTTGAGGCAATGACCTACGTGAAGTCGTTTGTCGACAAGTACCCGGAGGAAAAAGGCTTTCTGCTTATGGGAGGTCCCGGGCTTGCCAAAACACGCCTGGCAGTAGGGGCCATAGCGGAGCTTACGCTTCAGAAAGCCGTTGAATGCGTGTTTACCGATTTCTTCTTTCTGCTTGGAGACCTGCGGAAGGCGTATTCCGAGGGAATTCCCGAAAACGAGATAATAGGACCGCTAATAAGCGCGGAAATTCTGGTTATAGACGAGATGGGGAAAGGCAAGAGTTCCGAATGGGAGCAGAACATCCTCGATCAGCTTATCTCCAAGCGTTACAACTCCTCAAAGAAGACTCTTGTTACCACCAATTATGTGGCCAGGGAGTCACTGCCCAATAAATCCAGGAATAAAAAAACGGAAATACTTGAGGACAGGGTGGGGGAGAGGATAGCTTCAAGGCTTTATGAGATGTGCACCCCGCTTTTCATCGAGGGAAGCGATTACAGGAAAAGCGAAATCTCCTCGTAA
- a CDS encoding histone deacetylase, which yields MKRLSIVSNDLFLAHQNPPGHPECPERLTSILGALESSGLMEKTVSADTRPATEEEITLVHSKPYFDMVKSTSGKEFSQLDADTSTCEVSFDAALAGSGGLICSVNDILSGKIDTAFVLPRPPGHHAEHDRAMGFCLFNHMAVAGAHLLANCGLERVLIIDWDVHHGNGTQHIFYDSSSVLFFSVHQFPFYPGTGSLKELGYKEGLGYTVNVPCPAMLGDEDYLRIFAEILEPVVEQYSPEFILISAGFDAYQIDPLGGMLVTSEGFARLTRFVMRLAERHCGGNIAFLLEGGYNTAEMGLIMKSVIEEILDLKTSDTGFDPKRTTCEHTVSEIRRIYSKYWNF from the coding sequence ATGAAGAGACTCTCGATAGTAAGTAACGATCTTTTCCTGGCTCACCAGAACCCTCCCGGACATCCGGAGTGTCCGGAAAGACTGACCAGCATTCTGGGAGCGCTTGAGAGTTCGGGTCTTATGGAGAAAACGGTTTCCGCCGACACAAGGCCCGCGACGGAGGAAGAGATCACTCTCGTACACAGCAAGCCCTATTTCGATATGGTCAAAAGCACCTCCGGCAAGGAGTTCTCGCAGCTTGATGCCGACACCTCTACGTGCGAAGTTTCTTTTGACGCCGCGCTTGCGGGTTCCGGGGGGCTTATATGCTCGGTAAACGATATTCTTTCAGGGAAAATCGATACCGCGTTCGTACTCCCCCGTCCTCCCGGACATCACGCTGAACACGACAGGGCGATGGGGTTCTGCCTGTTTAATCACATGGCGGTCGCCGGGGCCCACCTGTTGGCCAACTGCGGTCTTGAAAGAGTCCTGATCATAGACTGGGACGTGCACCACGGGAACGGCACCCAGCATATCTTCTATGATTCAAGCAGTGTGCTCTTCTTTTCTGTGCACCAGTTCCCGTTTTACCCCGGCACAGGAAGCTTAAAGGAACTCGGATACAAAGAGGGACTTGGGTACACGGTTAACGTCCCCTGCCCCGCGATGCTGGGAGATGAAGATTACCTCAGAATCTTCGCCGAGATACTCGAACCCGTGGTGGAACAGTATTCCCCGGAATTCATTCTCATCTCCGCGGGCTTTGACGCTTACCAGATCGATCCGCTGGGAGGAATGCTGGTTACCTCGGAAGGTTTCGCCAGGCTTACAAGATTCGTTATGCGACTCGCCGAGAGACACTGCGGTGGAAATATCGCCTTTTTGCTTGAGGGCGGCTACAACACGGCGGAGATGGGACTGATCATGAAGTCGGTCATAGAGGAGATACTCGATCTTAAAACATCGGATACCGGTTTTGATCCCAAGCGGACAACCTGCGAACATACCGTCTCGGAAATCAGAAGAATTTATTCGAAATATTGGAACTTTTAG
- a CDS encoding Mur ligase family protein, producing the protein MFENLKKLRLKGVDSVKPELGRITAVLEELGFPHRKKDYVAVAGTNGKGSVAACIASIFEVNGYRAGLFTSPHLINVTERIKVDGEEITWEQLEETLGTVFAACARIGVELSYFETLTAAAFLHFNGKSIDVGVLEVGMGGRWDSTNVCDHLAGVITNVSFDHTEYLGNTLGEIAGEKAGIIKKNGLVVTGCTGEALSVIERRVRENSSTCHRIGAEFTYGEKEDLSFDYMGPRWNIPGLRISLAGTHQVENAVISIAAAELLTMHTRYKTDPEKIKEALAGVSLGGRMEYLNRETPVIIDGAHNLAAGENLVKSLEFYHPGKKFNFLITMLENKDIGGFTETLSRVSGKLIITELAGVKKSLGTEKILALTRGQFDSVETVKDPLEAYEKLLSYGEAACVCGSFYLIGYLKETIQNEETLDSK; encoded by the coding sequence ATGTTTGAGAATCTGAAAAAACTCCGCCTAAAGGGAGTGGACAGCGTAAAACCGGAGCTCGGCAGAATCACCGCGGTTCTTGAAGAACTGGGGTTTCCTCACAGGAAAAAGGATTACGTCGCCGTTGCCGGAACTAACGGCAAGGGGTCCGTGGCGGCCTGTATCGCGTCAATATTCGAGGTGAACGGCTATCGCGCAGGTCTCTTTACCTCCCCTCACCTGATCAACGTCACGGAAAGAATAAAAGTAGACGGAGAGGAAATAACCTGGGAGCAGCTCGAAGAAACCCTCGGCACGGTTTTTGCCGCCTGCGCCAGAATTGGCGTGGAGCTCAGTTATTTCGAAACGCTCACGGCAGCCGCATTTCTTCATTTCAACGGCAAGTCAATAGATGTAGGCGTGCTTGAAGTAGGAATGGGCGGGAGATGGGACTCGACAAACGTATGCGATCACCTGGCAGGCGTCATAACGAACGTGTCCTTTGACCACACCGAATACCTGGGAAACACTTTGGGTGAGATTGCCGGGGAAAAAGCCGGAATAATCAAAAAAAACGGTCTCGTGGTGACAGGATGCACGGGCGAAGCCCTCTCGGTAATCGAGCGCAGGGTCCGGGAGAACTCCTCAACATGCCACAGAATCGGAGCAGAGTTCACTTACGGGGAAAAAGAAGATCTGAGCTTCGATTACATGGGGCCCAGGTGGAACATTCCGGGACTCAGAATCTCCCTCGCGGGCACGCACCAGGTGGAAAACGCCGTTATATCCATAGCGGCAGCCGAGTTGCTGACAATGCATACCCGCTACAAAACGGACCCGGAAAAAATAAAAGAGGCTCTTGCGGGAGTCAGCCTGGGGGGGCGAATGGAATACTTGAACAGGGAAACTCCCGTTATAATCGACGGCGCGCACAACCTCGCCGCGGGGGAGAACCTTGTTAAGTCCCTTGAGTTTTATCATCCGGGGAAAAAATTCAATTTCCTGATAACGATGCTTGAGAACAAAGACATCGGAGGATTCACCGAGACGCTCTCCCGCGTTTCGGGAAAACTGATCATAACGGAACTTGCCGGAGTCAAGAAGTCTTTGGGAACGGAAAAAATTCTGGCGCTTACCCGGGGACAGTTCGACTCGGTCGAGACGGTAAAAGACCCTCTGGAGGCATATGAAAAGCTTCTTAGCTACGGAGAAGCAGCTTGTGTTTGTGGTTCCTTTTACCTGATAGGTTATCTTAAAGAGACGATCCAAAATGAAGAGACTCTCGATAGTAAGTAA
- the acpS gene encoding holo-ACP synthase, producing MVSGIGIDMVRNSRIENLIERWGEKFLRKVFTDDELAQNGDGKNRNISYAANYAVKEAFVKALGTGFRRGIKFHNIAVKRNELGKPFIDLRGSTKEIAEQRGLTRIHTTISHDGEYSVAVVILED from the coding sequence ATGGTTTCAGGCATAGGCATCGATATGGTTCGTAACAGTCGCATAGAGAACCTTATTGAGAGGTGGGGGGAGAAATTCCTTCGAAAAGTCTTCACCGATGATGAACTCGCGCAAAATGGTGACGGCAAAAACAGAAACATAAGCTATGCCGCCAACTACGCGGTCAAGGAAGCCTTCGTGAAGGCGCTAGGCACCGGGTTCAGACGGGGAATAAAATTTCACAACATAGCGGTCAAGCGCAACGAGCTTGGAAAACCCTTCATAGACCTCAGGGGAAGCACAAAGGAAATCGCTGAACAAAGGGGCCTGACCCGAATTCATACCACCATATCACACGACGGGGAATACTCCGTCGCCGTAGTTATACTTGAGGACTGA
- a CDS encoding pyridoxine 5'-phosphate synthase — MKTRLNVNVDHVATLRQARMGDEPDPVTAAAQAELAGASGIVVHLREDRRHIQERDLLLLRQTVRTKLNMEMAVTDEMIEIACETLPDVVTLVPEKRQEITTEGGLDVRGDTERIAAGIEKLKSSGLFVSIFIDPDPEQISASAQTGAHMVELHTGSYANARDETGMMMELDKIRKSTEDALSHRLRVSAGHGLNYVNVTAVSQIDGIEELNIGHSIISRAVLSGMEEAVRDMIDLL; from the coding sequence ATGAAAACCAGGCTGAACGTAAACGTTGACCATGTGGCAACCCTGAGACAGGCAAGGATGGGAGACGAGCCCGACCCCGTGACCGCAGCCGCGCAGGCTGAACTGGCCGGAGCGAGCGGAATAGTGGTCCACCTTCGTGAAGACCGCCGACACATTCAGGAAAGGGACCTTCTTCTGCTGAGACAGACGGTGCGGACGAAGCTTAACATGGAAATGGCCGTAACGGATGAAATGATCGAGATTGCGTGCGAGACGCTTCCCGACGTCGTGACCCTTGTTCCGGAAAAAAGGCAGGAGATAACCACTGAAGGAGGACTTGACGTGCGCGGGGATACGGAGAGAATTGCCGCGGGGATTGAAAAACTGAAGAGTTCCGGGCTGTTCGTAAGCATTTTCATAGACCCTGACCCCGAACAGATAAGCGCCTCCGCGCAGACCGGCGCTCATATGGTTGAACTCCACACTGGAAGTTACGCAAACGCCCGCGACGAGACCGGGATGATGATGGAACTTGACAAGATCAGAAAATCAACGGAAGACGCCCTCTCCCACCGACTCAGGGTATCCGCCGGTCACGGGCTCAACTACGTTAACGTGACCGCGGTTTCACAGATAGACGGGATTGAGGAACTCAACATCGGCCACAGCATAATTTCACGGGCGGTTCTCTCCGGAATGGAGGAAGCCGTAAGAGACATGATTGATCTGCTATAG